A stretch of Chelmon rostratus isolate fCheRos1 chromosome 18, fCheRos1.pri, whole genome shotgun sequence DNA encodes these proteins:
- the rps6kc1 gene encoding ribosomal protein S6 kinase delta-1 has translation MISQRDRGELARFYTVTDPKKHQKGYTVYKVTARIISRKNPEDVQEITVWKRYSDFRKLHQNLWQLHKNVCSQSELFPPFARAKVFGRFDDSVIEERRQCSEDLLQFSANIPALYSSQHIQDFFKGGEVHDGSELIGPAEPFSDFLADSLSDCSSDVQRDISGADDLTITSEYGGPSSDSDLTSLAVDTDSLAGLDDGMASGRTSPNQPQGGATNISSSCSPRLPSLHERRTPSPAPIPASSAPNPEVSWPGRTPLFSGSLKKASGGNSKDVKSDYLDRASELIHLAVQKEKEQDFQAAFSCYRSGVDLLLQGVQGEPSPTRREAVKKKTAEYLMRAEQISSQHLRSNMGQGSTQTVALGAQCCPSTSRGGQQGPSEELRAYRVLGVIDKVLLVMDKRTQETFILKGLRKSSDCGRTKRTIMPHSVPHMVHLRKFIVSEDAVFLLLQYAEGGKLWSHIGKYLRNSSPEESFDIPFIQKSHTVAVHSPQHAVPQLDVDSASSGSGPVACSDSVSELQKEGEDLIASPQKTVLLPRFIEQIGAQSDSGATSEEECTNSYLALCNEYEQDKVEPDALEEEEEKSEQEMLSLEVPIATTTTSSRSRSLLSNDSLSSPMSSQELGFFTELSDKSGHTLDIEQYRGEGQEHSEVFSPLPSPAVPLSLDQSKHTPMEFFRIDSKDSASEVTCLDLGEQRPSLKQVPIFSTSDLGSDVTEDLPELAQEVKGHSSELWGLDCSDKGSNESVPVISFKEAVVEDEGHPPDLLVNLPVMGGTVDCLQEELETSGVCVGLEATASPQKFIQPDVLQLHSQSEEGEEQPLEQELSSLCMASATCDTSVASSSPFNSLWDDCSLVFGQEASDKMAVHPACQNSDLPLDLPVTDSLNEKLEASTRVNTDLAPTSGGNSAGSVPATNGTESCAVVESLLGLDGESSRVIRNTGGSEFDKEVSRLFAELDELSLAASQARIPEEFVRCWAVEMVAALDSLHQEGIICRDLNPSNILLDHQGHVQLTYFCSWSDVEESCDKEAIANMYCAPEVGGITEETAACDWWSLGAILFELLTGTSLLRCHPAGIGRHTALNIPESVSEEARSLLEQLLQYNPMERLGAGVGGVDDIKSHPFFARVDWSK, from the exons aTAATCTCCAGGAAGAACCCTGAGGATGTCCAAGAG ATAACAGTATGGAAGAGGTACAGTGATTTCCGTAAGCTTCATCAAAACCTCTGGCAGCTGCACAAGAATGTATGTAGCCAGTCGGAGCTGTTTCCTCCCTTTGCCAGGGCCAAAGTTTTTG GCCGTTTTGATGACTCAGTAATTGAGGAAAGAAGACAGTGCTCTGaggatctgctgcagttctCTGCCAATATCCCTGCTCTCTATAGTAGTCAGCACATCCAAGACTTCTTCAAG GGAGGTGAGGTCCACGACGGCTCAGAGCTCATTGGACCAGCTGAGCCCTTTTCCGACTTCCTGGCAGACAGTTTATCAGACTGCAGCTCTGACG TCCAAAGAGACATCAGTGGAGCAGATGATTTGACTATCACATCTGAGTATGGAG gcCCGTCCAGTGACAGCGACCTGACCTCCCTGGCTGTGGATACAGACTCATTGGCTGGGCTGGATGATGGCATGGCCTCAGGCCGCACCTCCCCAAACCAGCCACAGGGGGGAGCCACCAACattagcagcagctgcagtcctcGCTTGCCCTCCCTGCACGAACGCCGCACTCCATCTCCTGCCCCCATCCCTGCCTCCTCAGCACCTAACCCAGAGGTCAGCTGGCCAGGCCGAACGCCGCTCTTCTCTGGCAGTCTGAAAAAAGCCAGTGGTGGCAACTCGAAGGACGTTAAGTCGGACTACTTAGACAGAGCCAGTGAGCTCATCCATTTGGCTGTACAGAAGGAAAAAGAGCAGGACTTCCAGGCAGCTTTCTCCTGCTACCGCAGCGGAGTGGACCTGCTGCTGCAAGGAGTGCAAG GCGAGCCCAGTCCCACGCGGCGagaggcagtgaagaagaagactgcgGAGTATCTGATGCGTGCAGAACAGATATCCAGTCAGCATCTGAGAAGCAACATGGGTCAAGGATCAACACAGACAGTG GCTTTGGGGGCGCAGTGCTGCCCATCCACCAGCAGAGGAGGCCAGCAGGGTCCGTCCGAGGAGCTGAGAGCTTACAGAGTGTTGGGGGTCATAGATAAG GTTCTTCTGGTCATGGACAAGAGAACACAAGAGACGTTCATCCTcaaa GGGCTGAGGAAGAGCAGTGACTGTGGGCGCACTAAGAGGACCATCATGCCTCACTCTGTGCCCCACATGGTGCATCTGAGGAAGTTCATCGTCTCTGAAGATGCGGTTTTCCTTTTGCTGCAGTATGCTGAAG GCGGGAAGCTGTGGTCTCACATTGGAAAGTACCTTCGTAATTCCAGCCCAGAGGAGAGCTTTGACATCCCTTTCATCCAGAAGAGCCACACAGTGGCTGTACACTCTCCACAACATGCCGTACCACAACTGGATGTGGATTCAGCCAGTTCTGGTTCTGGACCGGTTGCTTGTTCTGATtctgtttcagagctgcagaaggAAGGGGAGGACCTCATCGCGTCTCCTCAGAAAACTGTTCTCCTTCCCAGGTTTATTGAACAAATTGGGGCCCAGTCAGACTCTGGAGCCACCTCTGAGGAAGAGTGCACCAACAGTTATTTGGCACTTTGCAATGAGTATGAACAAGACAAAGTAGAACCAGATGCActagaagaggaggaagagaagagcgAACAGGAAATGCTGTCACTGGAAGTGCCCATTGCGACGACCACCACTTCCTCGCGTAGCCGCTCACTGCTTAGCAACGACAGCCTCTCATCACCCATGAGCTCTCAGGAACTTGGCTTTTTCACCGAGTTGTCCGACAAAAGTGGCCACACCCTTGACATTGAGCAATACCGCGGCGAGGGGCAGGAACACAGTGAAGTCTTCAGTCCTCTGCCCTCCCCTGCTGTGCCTCTGTCTTTGGATCAGTCCAAACACACGCCTATGGAGTTTTTCCGTATTGACAGCAAAGACAGTGCAAGCGAGGTGACCTGCCTCGACTTGGGAGAGCAGCGCCCCTCTCTCAAGCAGGTCCCCATCTTTTCTACGTCCGACCTGGGCTCGGACGTCACCGAGGATCTTCCGGAGCTGGCTCAGGAGGTCAAAGGCCACAGCTCGGAGCTTTGGGGGTTGGACTGCAGCGATAAAGGCTCCAATGAGTCAGTGCCAGTCATCTCATTCAAAGAAGCTGTAGTCGAGGATGAGGGTCACCCACCAGACCTTTTAGTCAACCTGCCTGTAATGGGTGGGACTGTAGACTGTTTACAGGAGGAATTAGAGACGTCGGGGGTGTGTGTGGGCCTCGAGGCCACAGCATCTCCTCAGAAGTTTATCCAGCCTGATGTTTTACAGCTTCACAGCCAGTCTGAGGAAGGGGAGGAGCAGCCGCTGGAGCAGGAGCTGTCATCTTTGTGCATGGCCTCTGCAACATGTGACACCAGTGTTGCATCTTCCTCTCCCTTCAACTCACTGTGGGATGACTGCAGCTTGGTGTTTGGGCAAGAGGCCTCGGACAAAATGGCGGTTCACCCTGCATGCCAAAATAGTGACCTTCCCCTTGATCTTCCAGTTACTGACTCGCTTAATGAGAAACTAGAGGCCAGTACAAGAGTAAATACAGACTTGGCTCCAACCTCCGGTGGCAACAGCGCAGGCTCTGTCCCAGCCACAAACGGGACCGAGTCCTGTGCAGTTGTTGAGAGTTTATTAGGTCTTGATGGTGAATCATCAAGAGTTATTAGAAATACAGGTGGCAGTGAATTTGATAAAGAAGTGTCGCGGCTGTTTGCAGAGCTGGACGAGCTGTCGTTGGCTGCATCCCAAGCTCGGATCCCGGAGGAGTTTGTGCGATGCTGGGCCGTGGAGATGGTGGCGGCGCTGGATTCTCTGCACCAAGAGGGCATTATCTGTCGAGACCTAAACCCCAGCAACATCCTGCTGGACCACCAAG GGCATGTTCAGCTTACCTACTTTTGTAGCTGGAGTGACGTGGAGGAGTCCTGTGACAAAGAGGCCATTGCCAATATGTACTGTGCACCTG AGGTGGGAGGTATCACTGAGGAGACGGCAGCATGCGATTGGTGGAGTTTGGGCGCCATCCTGTTCGAGCTCCTGACAGGCACG TCTCTGCTGCGGTGCCATCCAGCAGGAATTGGTCGCCACACCGCTCTCAACATCCCCGAGTCTGTTTCAGAGGAGGCCAGGTCTCTGCTGGAGCAG TTGCTGCAGTACAACCCAATGGAGAGACTGGGGGCAGGTGTGGGAGGTGTGGATGATATCAAATCCCACCCTTTTTTTGCCAGAGTGGACTGGTCCAAATAG